In a single window of the uncultured Dysgonomonas sp. genome:
- the lptC gene encoding LPS export ABC transporter periplasmic protein LptC, which produces MKLMPLQKLFLVTVITIFTAPFFFASCKKEVSSAVNFKYDKEIVPSMHTDSVRMLISDSGLIKYKMITKTWDVFDEAKDPHWFFPEGLYLEQFDTAFVVVVTIKADTAWNYTRRKLWRLKGHVFVRNIIGETFTGDELFWNQQEQKIYSDKLVEVNRPEKGILVARNGLVANQQMTAYEFMEVGENAGKKTVFYVNEDEENKEEKAE; this is translated from the coding sequence ATGAAGTTAATGCCACTCCAAAAACTGTTTCTGGTAACAGTAATTACAATATTTACTGCGCCATTCTTTTTTGCATCCTGTAAGAAAGAAGTCAGTTCTGCCGTAAATTTCAAATATGATAAAGAGATTGTGCCATCCATGCATACAGACAGTGTGCGGATGCTCATTTCCGATTCGGGACTTATCAAATACAAGATGATAACTAAAACTTGGGATGTTTTTGATGAAGCGAAAGATCCTCATTGGTTTTTTCCGGAAGGACTTTATCTTGAGCAATTTGATACTGCTTTTGTTGTTGTTGTTACAATTAAGGCTGATACCGCATGGAATTATACCCGACGTAAGCTATGGAGACTCAAAGGGCACGTTTTTGTAAGAAATATCATAGGTGAAACATTCACAGGTGATGAATTATTTTGGAATCAGCAGGAACAAAAAATATATTCAGATAAGCTGGTTGAAGTAAACAGACCGGAAAAAGGTATATTAGTAGCCCGCAACGGATTAGTAGCTAACCAGCAAATGACAGCATACGAATTTATGGAAGTAGGGGAGAATGCCGGAAAGAAAACAGTGTTTTATGTGAACGAAGATGAAGAAAACAAAGAAGAAAAAGCAGAATAG
- a CDS encoding outer membrane protein transport protein — protein MLKSKNLLLIALLACIVGSLRAQTDSPYSRYGYGVLRDQAVGPSKAMGGIGYGLRNSQSANPLNPASYSRVDSLTFLFDIGVNFNSGKLTDGINSDKKYSGGLDYITILVPLKKGLGLSFGIIPFSSVGYKFGSTETNGSVSYNKTFSGSGGLSQIYGGLGYSTPIKGLSAGANVSYLFGTLDHTRSLPALTGSTTYTSRDDTELSIKAAKFDIGLQYEMPIAKNKILTIGAVYSPKINSSADYDNKRYVISASNTLVQGDTTIYKGVDAGIPETYGLGFTVNSNNKLVFGADATYQRWSKAKYTSYMNDGLSDADRFNDRWKYSVGAEYMIDPYDRSFFKKIRFRGGVNYANSYLNVMDASGKIDGYKEYGATLGFGLPIRDNIGQRVSYININFEYKKLKPKLSNMISEEYFGVSLNVNINELWFFRRKVE, from the coding sequence ATGCTAAAGAGTAAAAATCTTCTTTTAATAGCCCTTTTGGCTTGTATTGTAGGCTCGTTAAGAGCTCAAACCGATTCTCCATACAGCAGATATGGCTACGGAGTACTCAGAGACCAGGCCGTAGGTCCATCAAAGGCAATGGGAGGTATAGGTTATGGACTTCGAAACAGCCAGAGTGCAAATCCGCTGAATCCGGCATCATATTCCAGAGTAGACTCACTAACCTTTCTATTCGATATAGGCGTTAACTTCAACAGTGGAAAATTGACTGACGGAATTAATTCTGATAAGAAGTACAGTGGAGGGCTCGATTATATAACAATACTCGTTCCCCTCAAGAAAGGTCTCGGCCTTAGTTTTGGTATTATACCTTTTTCTTCGGTAGGTTATAAATTTGGATCAACGGAAACTAATGGCTCAGTATCTTACAACAAAACATTTTCCGGTAGCGGAGGATTAAGTCAGATATATGGAGGACTCGGATATTCTACCCCCATAAAAGGATTATCAGCCGGAGCGAATGTCTCCTATCTTTTTGGTACATTAGACCATACCCGGAGTTTGCCAGCATTGACCGGTAGTACTACATATACATCCAGAGATGACACCGAATTATCTATTAAAGCAGCAAAGTTCGATATAGGGCTTCAGTATGAAATGCCAATAGCTAAAAATAAAATATTAACAATCGGTGCAGTTTATTCTCCTAAGATTAATTCTTCTGCTGATTATGATAATAAACGTTATGTAATATCTGCGTCTAATACTCTAGTTCAAGGAGATACTACTATTTATAAGGGGGTTGATGCCGGAATACCAGAGACTTACGGATTAGGATTTACAGTAAACAGTAACAATAAGCTTGTATTTGGAGCAGATGCTACTTATCAACGCTGGAGTAAGGCTAAATATACTTCGTATATGAACGACGGACTGAGTGATGCCGATCGATTCAATGATAGGTGGAAGTATAGCGTTGGTGCTGAATATATGATAGACCCATATGACAGGAGTTTCTTTAAGAAAATCAGATTCAGAGGAGGGGTTAATTATGCCAATTCATACCTGAATGTAATGGATGCCTCTGGAAAAATAGATGGCTATAAAGAATATGGAGCAACATTAGGATTCGGTTTACCTATCCGGGATAATATCGGTCAGCGAGTGTCATATATCAACATTAATTTCGAATACAAAAAATTAAAGCCGAAACTTAGTAATATGATAAGTGAAGAATACTTTGGAGTATCGTTGAATGTCAATATCAATGAACTTTGGTTCTTCCGTCGTAAAGTTGAATAA
- the lysA gene encoding diaminopimelate decarboxylase produces MTKGNFPVDKLKGIETPFYYYDMDLLKKTLKIVKEETKKYGFVQHYAVKANANRRILELIASEGFGADCVSGNEVKAAVNAGFPASKIVFAGVGKTDKEINLALDLNIFCFNVESLPELEVINELASKKGKLAQVALRINPNVDAHTHEYITTGLNENKFGFAMAHLDAVIEKLKSLKAIKLIGIHFHIGSQIEEAETFEPLCERVNELQVYFEEKEIKLEHINLGGGLGIDYENPDAHPVSDFAGYFALFNKSLKLRDGQIAHFELGRSIVAQCGALVTRTTYVKHGENKVFVIVDAGMTDLIRPALYQAYHKIENISSNLPVKKYDVVGPICESSDVFAKDYELNETQRGDMLVLRSAGAYGEIMASQYNCRELPKPYYSDKI; encoded by the coding sequence ATGACAAAAGGAAATTTTCCTGTTGACAAGCTAAAAGGTATCGAAACGCCCTTTTATTATTACGATATGGATTTGTTGAAAAAGACATTGAAAATCGTAAAAGAAGAGACAAAAAAATACGGATTTGTTCAGCACTATGCTGTAAAAGCCAATGCAAACCGCAGGATTCTTGAACTTATTGCTTCGGAAGGTTTTGGCGCCGACTGTGTAAGCGGAAATGAGGTGAAAGCAGCGGTAAATGCAGGATTTCCGGCTTCAAAGATTGTTTTTGCAGGAGTAGGCAAGACAGATAAAGAAATAAATCTGGCTCTCGACCTTAATATCTTCTGCTTCAACGTAGAGTCTTTGCCCGAATTGGAAGTAATAAATGAACTTGCAAGCAAGAAAGGTAAACTGGCTCAGGTAGCATTGCGAATCAATCCGAATGTAGATGCCCATACACATGAATATATAACTACCGGTCTGAATGAAAATAAATTTGGTTTTGCTATGGCGCATCTTGATGCCGTAATAGAGAAACTGAAATCCCTGAAAGCGATCAAACTGATAGGGATACATTTTCATATAGGCTCTCAGATAGAGGAAGCGGAGACTTTCGAGCCTTTATGTGAACGTGTGAATGAATTACAGGTATATTTCGAAGAAAAAGAAATAAAACTGGAACATATCAATCTTGGCGGAGGGCTTGGTATAGATTATGAGAATCCGGATGCTCATCCGGTTTCTGATTTCGCCGGATATTTTGCCTTGTTCAATAAAAGCCTGAAACTAAGAGACGGACAAATAGCTCATTTCGAATTAGGACGCTCCATCGTAGCTCAGTGCGGAGCATTGGTCACTCGTACAACATATGTGAAGCACGGAGAAAACAAAGTATTCGTGATTGTGGATGCAGGTATGACAGACCTTATTCGTCCGGCACTATATCAGGCATATCATAAAATAGAGAATATTTCTTCTAACCTTCCGGTTAAGAAATATGATGTGGTAGGTCCTATCTGTGAATCTTCAGACGTGTTTGCAAAGGATTACGAGCTGAATGAAACACAGAGAGGGGATATGCTTGTCCTTCGCTCGGCCGGTGCATATGGTGAAATAATGGCTTCGCAATATAACTGCCGCGAATTGCCTAAACCATATTACTCGGATAAGATATAA
- a CDS encoding archaeosortase/exosortase family protein, producing MNNNGKYYINIFINKLKPFKDIIWFLCLFLIFEFIWKLCIHQGEDERILLVLGKDLTAYTEGMNLWTADAVYRVVHDLFGYHDFKIINGYTLYFENSIPVDIIWGCTGLKQLFMFTFILTFYFGPVKKKLWYIPMSLVILLLINILRLAIILIIIRNPFPEWFIPVNEWYNNCQWVNTKECYLKFYEDWFNVFHRDVFVWIYYDGVIFVLWLIWEERIRKPYLRLINTPPETSGNPQKHIKN from the coding sequence ATGAATAATAACGGCAAATACTACATAAACATATTCATAAACAAGCTGAAACCATTCAAAGATATCATCTGGTTTTTATGCTTGTTTCTCATATTTGAATTTATTTGGAAACTTTGTATACATCAGGGAGAAGACGAAAGGATACTCCTCGTGCTGGGTAAAGACTTGACCGCATATACCGAAGGTATGAACCTATGGACAGCAGACGCTGTATACCGGGTCGTACATGACCTGTTCGGATATCATGATTTTAAGATCATCAACGGGTACACACTCTATTTCGAAAATTCCATTCCCGTAGATATTATATGGGGATGCACGGGATTGAAGCAACTTTTCATGTTCACCTTTATACTCACGTTCTATTTTGGACCGGTAAAGAAGAAGTTGTGGTATATTCCGATGTCGTTGGTTATCCTATTGCTAATTAATATTCTTAGGCTGGCCATAATACTTATTATTATACGTAATCCTTTCCCCGAATGGTTTATACCTGTAAACGAATGGTATAATAACTGCCAATGGGTAAACACCAAAGAGTGTTATCTGAAATTCTATGAAGACTGGTTTAATGTCTTCCATCGGGATGTGTTCGTCTGGATATACTACGATGGAGTTATCTTTGTGCTATGGTTGATTTGGGAAGAGAGAATCCGGAAACCTTATCTGAGACTAATCAATACCCCCCCCGAAACAAGCGGAAATCCACAGAAACATATAAAAAACTAA
- the nth gene encoding endonuclease III has translation MTKKERYAGVISWFDKHMPVAETELHYDDPFHLLIAVILSAQCTDKRVNMITPPLFEAYPTPEVMAVSSTDAIYHYIKSVSYPNNKAKNLLGMAKKLVDDFGGKVPDTMEELETIPGVGRKTANVMLIVAFNKPAMPVDTHVFRVSNRIGLTDNSKNPEQTERELIKYIPTKYLSKAHHWLILHGRYICVARKPKCEECGLIPYCKFFSKK, from the coding sequence ATGACAAAGAAAGAACGTTACGCAGGGGTTATTAGTTGGTTTGACAAACATATGCCTGTAGCAGAAACAGAATTGCATTACGATGACCCTTTTCATCTATTGATTGCTGTCATTTTATCTGCCCAGTGCACAGATAAGCGGGTCAATATGATAACACCGCCCTTGTTCGAAGCATATCCCACACCGGAAGTGATGGCTGTTTCGAGTACAGATGCCATCTATCATTATATCAAGAGTGTGTCTTATCCCAATAATAAAGCGAAAAACCTGTTAGGCATGGCAAAGAAGCTCGTAGATGACTTCGGTGGGAAGGTGCCTGATACGATGGAAGAATTGGAGACTATACCTGGAGTAGGCCGCAAAACAGCAAATGTAATGCTTATTGTAGCTTTTAATAAACCGGCAATGCCAGTCGATACACATGTTTTTAGGGTTTCCAATCGAATTGGACTAACCGATAATTCGAAAAATCCTGAACAGACAGAGAGAGAATTGATAAAATATATACCCACAAAATATTTATCAAAAGCTCATCATTGGCTAATTTTACATGGTAGATATATCTGTGTTGCGCGAAAACCTAAATGTGAAGAATGCGGATTAATTCCGTATTGTAAGTTTTTTTCAAAAAAATGA
- a CDS encoding glycosyltransferase, translated as MVEQILHYFMFNEMEIAGIIFFFLLFLVQIFFYFNYYRKPYSVVCKREKDNYKPFCQKPKVSVIIASENAADELAENLPAILTQDYPDFEVIVVNNGSTDESETLLQSLQLKYPHLYITYLPYSNDITFGRRKLALTIGIKAAKGEVLLFTEPYSKPLSDQWISSMMEGLPDGKDVVLGYSFYNRTKTFFNRIARFDNHLFSMQYISMALKGKPFTGIYRNLAFRKHLFFDNKGFAAFLNLENGEDVFINQIITDSNTSVALSSDSFVESSNDRFSLWKQVKKSYSITKKHFKSKAPINLFGLEAVTRYLFYLMLIALIVYSAISFHWALLGITVFLFLFRLVVQWIIINKSAQYFRSGKFHFSLILMDFLQPFYNFRFRTNHKNRATGRR; from the coding sequence ATGGTTGAGCAAATCTTACATTACTTCATGTTTAACGAAATGGAAATTGCAGGAATAATATTTTTCTTCCTGTTGTTTCTTGTTCAAATTTTCTTCTATTTCAATTATTACAGGAAGCCCTATTCTGTTGTTTGCAAGAGAGAGAAGGATAATTACAAACCATTTTGTCAGAAACCTAAAGTGTCTGTTATTATAGCTTCTGAAAATGCAGCGGACGAGTTAGCTGAAAATCTGCCTGCTATACTGACACAGGATTACCCCGATTTTGAGGTTATTGTTGTTAATAACGGATCCACGGATGAGAGCGAAACTTTGTTACAGTCTCTGCAACTTAAATATCCTCATTTATATATCACATATTTGCCTTATTCGAACGATATAACTTTTGGTCGCCGCAAGTTGGCACTGACCATCGGAATTAAGGCTGCTAAAGGTGAGGTTCTGTTGTTTACAGAACCTTATTCCAAACCGCTCTCTGACCAGTGGATATCCTCTATGATGGAAGGGCTTCCGGACGGGAAAGATGTTGTTCTGGGTTATTCTTTTTATAATAGGACAAAGACATTTTTTAATCGTATCGCCCGTTTCGACAATCATTTGTTCTCTATGCAGTATATATCCATGGCTCTCAAAGGTAAACCGTTTACAGGGATATACCGCAATCTGGCTTTTCGCAAGCATCTCTTTTTCGATAATAAGGGCTTTGCCGCGTTCCTTAATTTAGAGAATGGAGAGGATGTATTCATCAATCAGATAATAACAGATAGTAATACTTCCGTGGCGTTATCGTCCGATAGTTTTGTGGAGTCTTCTAACGATCGGTTTTCATTGTGGAAACAAGTAAAGAAATCTTATTCGATTACAAAAAAGCATTTTAAAAGTAAAGCACCAATCAATTTATTCGGTTTGGAAGCAGTTACCCGTTATTTATTTTATTTAATGCTGATTGCTCTTATTGTGTACTCTGCAATATCTTTTCATTGGGCATTATTGGGCATCACTGTATTTTTATTTCTCTTCAGATTAGTTGTACAGTGGATAATAATAAATAAATCAGCCCAGTACTTCCGTTCGGGGAAGTTCCATTTCTCTCTGATCCTGATGGATTTTTTACAACCTTTCTATAATTTCAGGTTCAGAACCAACCATAAAAATCGGGCTACAGGTCGCCGTTGA
- a CDS encoding SurA N-terminal domain-containing protein, whose translation MAALQKIRSKSGLLVGIIAVGLLAFVFPWGEVTTFVNKMRDKAFVVDGKVITTKEYSDKIAQWENFQKIMSNQSSLDEFTNSQIREMAYQQMVKEIMLDEEAGRLGLAVTPEELNDMVYGPVVAPILYQIPFFANPQTGQFDKAYLMQFLSDINQDPTAVQEPHRSEIMARREIWAFIQNMMKYQRLEEKYASLVAGSVLVSDTEAKAAYADSKNVSDIAYVVQRYSTLADSAVQVSDKEIKALYDLRKNNYKLDTELRKISYFIKDVVPSDEDYAAIEQEMNAAYEKLKMTDNPAIVLSEYSSTYQDIFMAVSSLPADAKTFVESASVGDIFGPVREDQTYLMYKLIDRTNAADSIKLQIIPLPQGLDEKTSAHIVDSIQSVLKGGKDFGAVADELFPNSNGGDLGWTNEAMLASAGIAKECFAAAKGEVLKLKVGGQDQLIRITDKTNPVPKVKLAVIQLPVIISDKTQNAIDNELNQFVSENGNLENFDKAAQAKGYSLIQNSIISPSEIALGQATGTRQVIHWAFNEKVGSVKKFDMSDKRVVAIVKNEITGDYMPVSEVATALKAELINDKKAEKIIADLKAKNLTSLDAYAQAVSGKVDTVNFVTFQTNNLSGIGYEPLMNVYSKLGQVNKLEAPMKGKSGVYVLNVTNKTEDTKEFNAEQTKQSLKQANYYQMMSQAVSILRNKMNVEDNRVKFW comes from the coding sequence ATGGCTGCATTACAGAAAATTAGGAGCAAATCAGGCCTGCTTGTCGGTATAATCGCGGTAGGTTTATTAGCATTTGTATTTCCGTGGGGTGAAGTTACGACCTTTGTTAATAAAATGAGAGACAAAGCATTTGTTGTAGATGGAAAAGTGATTACAACGAAGGAATATTCGGACAAAATCGCTCAATGGGAAAACTTTCAGAAGATTATGTCGAATCAATCCTCATTGGATGAATTCACAAATTCTCAAATCAGAGAAATGGCTTACCAGCAGATGGTAAAAGAAATAATGCTGGACGAAGAGGCCGGCAGATTAGGCCTAGCTGTTACACCTGAAGAATTAAATGATATGGTATATGGACCTGTTGTGGCTCCTATATTGTACCAAATACCTTTTTTCGCAAACCCTCAGACAGGTCAATTCGATAAAGCATATCTGATGCAATTCCTTTCCGATATAAATCAGGATCCGACTGCAGTGCAAGAACCTCATAGATCTGAAATTATGGCCAGAAGAGAGATCTGGGCATTCATACAGAATATGATGAAATATCAGCGTCTTGAAGAAAAATATGCATCTTTAGTTGCCGGTTCGGTTTTAGTTAGCGATACAGAGGCAAAAGCTGCTTATGCTGATTCTAAGAATGTTTCAGATATAGCATATGTTGTACAGAGATATTCGACCTTGGCTGATTCTGCAGTTCAGGTTTCAGATAAAGAAATAAAGGCTCTGTACGATTTGCGTAAGAATAATTATAAACTGGATACAGAACTTCGGAAGATTTCATATTTCATCAAAGATGTTGTTCCTAGCGATGAAGATTATGCCGCTATAGAACAAGAGATGAATGCTGCATACGAAAAGTTGAAAATGACAGATAATCCTGCTATTGTTCTAAGTGAGTATTCATCTACATATCAGGATATTTTTATGGCAGTATCATCATTGCCGGCTGATGCTAAAACATTTGTGGAATCTGCATCTGTAGGTGATATTTTTGGACCGGTTCGCGAAGATCAGACTTACCTGATGTATAAACTAATAGACCGGACAAATGCTGCGGATTCAATTAAACTGCAAATAATACCATTGCCTCAGGGACTTGATGAAAAAACATCAGCACATATAGTTGATAGTATACAAAGCGTTCTTAAAGGTGGTAAGGATTTCGGAGCTGTAGCAGACGAACTATTCCCCAACTCTAATGGCGGTGATCTTGGCTGGACTAACGAAGCAATGTTGGCTAGTGCGGGAATTGCAAAAGAATGTTTTGCCGCAGCCAAAGGTGAAGTTCTGAAATTGAAAGTAGGAGGTCAGGATCAGTTGATTCGTATAACAGATAAGACTAACCCGGTTCCAAAGGTGAAGTTAGCTGTAATACAATTACCTGTCATAATTAGTGATAAGACTCAGAATGCTATAGATAACGAATTGAACCAGTTTGTAAGTGAAAATGGAAATCTTGAGAATTTTGACAAAGCTGCTCAGGCTAAAGGCTACAGTCTGATTCAGAATTCAATTATCTCACCTTCCGAAATAGCATTAGGCCAGGCGACAGGGACTCGTCAGGTAATACACTGGGCTTTCAATGAAAAGGTTGGTTCGGTAAAGAAATTCGATATGTCCGATAAACGTGTGGTTGCAATTGTGAAAAACGAAATTACTGGTGACTATATGCCGGTTTCGGAAGTAGCAACAGCATTAAAAGCTGAACTTATAAATGATAAAAAAGCGGAGAAAATCATTGCTGACTTAAAAGCTAAGAATTTGACGTCTTTAGATGCTTATGCGCAAGCTGTGTCAGGTAAGGTGGATACTGTTAATTTTGTTACATTCCAGACCAATAACTTATCCGGTATTGGCTACGAACCTCTAATGAATGTATATTCTAAATTAGGTCAGGTAAATAAACTGGAGGCTCCTATGAAAGGAAAATCCGGAGTATATGTATTGAATGTGACAAACAAAACAGAAGATACAAAAGAATTTAATGCAGAACAGACAAAACAGTCATTGAAGCAAGCCAATTATTATCAGATGATGTCACAGGCCGTATCTATATTGAGAAATAAAATGAATGTAGAAGATAACAGAGTGAAATTCTGGTAA
- a CDS encoding aspartate kinase → MKVLKFGSASIATADKMKNVANIVAPGGNNIIVLSSMRGTAEALAEVSDYLYKKNQEGAIEIINRLEKEYHDFISGLFSEEAFRLKAEEVITAKFNYIRTFTKDLFTLFEERVVMAQSELLSSELFHLYLIEKKINAALIPALEYMRTDKNSAPDPVYIKEKLTALLDAAKGADLYITQGYICRNAYGEIDDLRKGGSDYTASLVGAAVGADEIQIWADVHAMQNNDPRYVKGTTAIRHLNFDEAAELAYFGIKILHPSSILPAKLADIPVCLKNTEYPDAVGTLISNETEARAIKAVAAKENITAIKIKSGRMLLAHGFLRRVTEVFENYQTSIDMLATSEIGVSLTIDDDKNIQLILDELKKYGTVSVDSNMVIISVIGNLESEDASFASTILNAVKGISIRMISYGGSKYNFSFLIESKDKEKTLQILNDKLFN, encoded by the coding sequence ATGAAAGTCCTTAAATTTGGTAGTGCGTCTATTGCTACAGCAGACAAGATGAAAAATGTAGCAAATATTGTTGCCCCGGGTGGTAATAATATTATTGTGTTGTCATCGATGCGGGGAACAGCAGAGGCATTGGCTGAAGTATCGGACTATCTGTACAAAAAGAATCAGGAAGGAGCTATTGAAATAATAAACAGGCTGGAGAAGGAATATCACGATTTTATTTCCGGTCTTTTTAGTGAAGAAGCCTTCAGGTTAAAAGCGGAAGAGGTAATTACGGCGAAGTTTAATTATATCCGCACCTTCACCAAAGACCTGTTTACCCTTTTTGAAGAACGGGTGGTAATGGCTCAAAGTGAACTGCTCAGCTCCGAGTTGTTTCATTTGTACCTTATCGAGAAAAAGATAAATGCAGCATTGATACCTGCACTTGAATACATGCGTACTGATAAGAATTCGGCGCCGGATCCCGTATATATAAAGGAAAAACTCACAGCTTTACTTGATGCGGCCAAAGGTGCGGATTTGTATATCACACAAGGATATATCTGCCGCAATGCATATGGCGAGATCGATGATTTACGTAAAGGTGGGAGTGATTACACAGCTTCGCTGGTTGGAGCTGCAGTAGGAGCAGATGAAATTCAGATTTGGGCTGATGTACATGCTATGCAGAACAATGATCCGCGCTATGTAAAAGGAACTACAGCTATCCGTCACCTGAATTTTGATGAAGCTGCCGAGTTGGCGTATTTTGGTATAAAAATACTTCATCCGTCAAGCATATTGCCTGCAAAATTGGCTGATATACCTGTATGTCTTAAAAATACTGAATATCCTGATGCTGTAGGAACACTTATTTCTAACGAAACGGAAGCCCGTGCCATAAAGGCCGTGGCCGCAAAGGAAAACATTACGGCGATAAAGATAAAATCGGGCAGAATGTTACTTGCGCATGGCTTTTTGCGCCGTGTAACCGAAGTATTCGAAAATTATCAGACATCTATTGATATGTTGGCTACTTCCGAAATAGGGGTTTCGCTGACTATAGATGATGACAAAAATATACAGCTTATTCTTGACGAACTGAAAAAATATGGTACGGTTTCTGTTGATTCAAATATGGTAATTATTTCCGTAATAGGAAATCTGGAATCGGAAGACGCCAGTTTTGCGTCTACGATATTAAATGCCGTAAAAGGCATATCTATTCGTATGATTTCGTATGGCGGTAGTAAATACAACTTTTCATTTCTGATAGAAAGTAAAGATAAAGAGAAGACGCTCCAAATACTGAATGACAAATTGTTTAATTAA